A genomic region of Bradyrhizobium sp. ORS 278 contains the following coding sequences:
- a CDS encoding ABC transporter permease, producing MNLRAVGAIYKFEMARTWRTILQSIVSPVVSTSLYFVVFGAAIGSRISEVQGVSYGTFIVPGLVMLSVLTQSIANASFGIYFPKFIGTIYEILSAPISHVEIVLGYVGAAATKSIILGLIILATAGLFVPLHIQHPVWMLSFLVLTAVTFSLFGFIIGIWADGFEKLQMIPMLVVTPLTFLGGSFYSVNMLPPTWHSIALLNPVVYLISGFRWSFYEIADVRVEISVAMTLAFLAICMTVIWWIFKTGYRLKR from the coding sequence ATGAATCTGCGAGCCGTCGGCGCAATCTATAAATTCGAGATGGCCCGCACCTGGCGCACGATCCTGCAGAGCATCGTGTCGCCGGTCGTCTCGACCTCGCTGTATTTCGTGGTGTTCGGCGCGGCGATCGGCTCGCGCATCAGCGAGGTTCAGGGCGTCAGCTACGGCACGTTCATCGTGCCCGGTCTCGTGATGCTGTCGGTGCTCACGCAGAGCATCGCCAACGCCTCGTTCGGGATCTACTTCCCGAAATTCATCGGCACGATCTACGAGATCCTGTCGGCGCCGATCTCGCATGTCGAGATCGTGCTCGGCTATGTCGGCGCGGCCGCGACCAAATCGATCATTCTCGGCCTGATCATCCTGGCCACGGCCGGGCTGTTCGTGCCGCTGCACATCCAGCATCCGGTGTGGATGCTGTCGTTCCTGGTGCTCACAGCGGTGACCTTCAGCCTGTTCGGCTTCATCATCGGCATCTGGGCCGACGGCTTCGAGAAGCTGCAGATGATCCCGATGCTGGTGGTGACGCCGCTGACCTTCCTCGGCGGCAGCTTCTACTCGGTCAACATGCTGCCGCCGACCTGGCACTCGATCGCGCTGCTCAACCCGGTGGTCTACCTGATCTCCGGCTTCCGCTGGAGCTTCTATGAGATCGCCGACGTCAGGGTGGAGATCAGCGTCGCGATGACGTTGGCGTTCCTCGCGATCTGCATGACCGTGATCTGGTGGATCTTCAAGACGGGCTATCGGCTCAAGCGCTGA
- a CDS encoding ABC transporter permease: MHKKDLSLLVLILVVGAVVAFINPRFLLVGNLSNTANQVGMFGIFSIAEAFVIIVGGIELAVGSVIALLGVLFIDLIVNRDVDWILAFVLIILGGVAIGTIHGTLVTKMKIQPFVVTLCGLLIYRGAARYYTEDATAGFGYGASFPVLEWLTAGRTNVLGFPLPHSVVALVIVAGIAWLVLHRSVYGRYFYAVGKNEEAARYSGIRSDRVTISAYVICGGLTALAAVLLAMYTRSISPAVHGSFYELYAIAAAVLGGCSLRGGEGSIIGVVLGTILLQVLQNLVNLLGIPSSLNFAVMGTVILIGVLADQYLVQRRQRAPSARGQVSAETKPATLERVSAE; the protein is encoded by the coding sequence GTGCACAAGAAAGATCTCAGCCTCCTGGTCCTGATCCTGGTGGTCGGCGCGGTGGTGGCGTTCATCAATCCGCGCTTCCTGCTGGTCGGCAATCTGTCGAACACGGCCAATCAGGTCGGCATGTTCGGCATCTTCTCGATCGCGGAGGCCTTCGTCATCATCGTCGGCGGCATCGAGCTGGCGGTCGGATCGGTCATCGCGCTGCTGGGCGTGCTGTTCATCGACCTGATCGTCAACCGCGACGTCGACTGGATCCTGGCCTTTGTCCTGATCATTCTCGGCGGCGTCGCGATCGGCACCATTCACGGCACGCTGGTCACCAAGATGAAGATTCAGCCGTTCGTAGTGACCCTTTGCGGGCTCCTGATCTATCGCGGCGCCGCGCGCTACTACACCGAGGACGCGACCGCCGGTTTCGGCTATGGCGCGAGCTTCCCGGTGCTGGAATGGCTGACGGCCGGCCGCACCAATGTGCTCGGCTTCCCGCTGCCGCACAGCGTCGTGGCGCTGGTGATCGTGGCCGGCATTGCCTGGCTGGTGCTGCATCGCTCGGTCTACGGCCGCTATTTCTACGCCGTCGGCAAGAACGAGGAGGCCGCACGCTATTCCGGCATCCGGTCCGACCGCGTCACGATATCGGCCTATGTGATCTGCGGCGGCCTGACCGCGCTGGCGGCGGTCCTTCTCGCGATGTACACCCGCTCGATCTCGCCGGCGGTGCACGGCTCGTTCTACGAGCTCTACGCGATCGCTGCCGCTGTGCTCGGCGGCTGCTCGCTGCGCGGCGGCGAGGGCTCGATCATCGGCGTCGTACTCGGCACGATCCTGCTGCAGGTGCTGCAGAACCTGGTCAACCTCTTGGGCATTCCGAGCTCGCTGAATTTCGCTGTGATGGGCACCGTGATCCTAATCGGCGTGCTGGCCGACCAGTATCTGGTGCAGCGCCGCCAGCGTGCGCCGTCGGCGCGGGGGCAGGTGAGTGCCGAGACCAAGCCGGCCACGCTGGAGCGCGTCAGCGCCGAATAG
- a CDS encoding L,D-transpeptidase: protein MRTSLFAVAGFALLFATPALAKIDITVDKNNQIMTVAVDGVERYRWPVSTGIPSRETPNGTFRAFRMEADHFSKEFDDAPMPHSIFFTKVGHAIHGTDSEGRLGTPASHGCVRLSKANATTLYDLVQKDGVLNTTVTLTGSAEVALARNPRRGTAVARRDVQPQYDSNGEPVVLTPQPQLLPGRQVLPQQRADDGYIYPADGSDNGARYPAPRGTSRQVYGAQTYGAQAYPQQQPQYSYDYDNPSYAQPRYYQPRQSYQPRGYYTYQD, encoded by the coding sequence ATGCGTACCAGTCTTTTTGCAGTTGCCGGTTTTGCCCTGCTGTTCGCCACGCCGGCGCTGGCGAAGATCGACATCACCGTCGACAAGAACAACCAGATCATGACGGTCGCCGTCGATGGCGTCGAGCGCTACCGCTGGCCGGTCTCCACCGGCATCCCGTCGCGCGAGACGCCGAATGGCACCTTCAGGGCCTTCCGCATGGAGGCCGACCATTTCTCGAAGGAGTTCGACGATGCGCCGATGCCGCATTCGATCTTCTTCACCAAGGTCGGACATGCCATCCACGGCACCGACTCCGAAGGCCGGCTAGGCACGCCCGCGTCGCACGGCTGCGTCCGGCTGTCGAAGGCGAACGCCACGACGCTCTATGATCTGGTGCAGAAGGACGGCGTGCTCAACACCACGGTGACCCTGACCGGATCGGCGGAAGTGGCGCTGGCGCGCAATCCTCGCCGTGGCACCGCAGTCGCCCGTCGTGACGTCCAGCCGCAATATGACAGCAATGGCGAACCGGTCGTGCTGACGCCGCAGCCGCAATTGCTGCCGGGACGTCAGGTCTTGCCCCAGCAGCGTGCGGATGACGGATACATCTATCCGGCCGATGGCAGCGACAATGGCGCGCGCTATCCGGCGCCGCGCGGCACCAGCCGCCAAGTCTACGGCGCACAAACGTATGGCGCGCAGGCCTATCCGCAGCAGCAGCCGCAGTATTCCTACGACTACGACAACCCGAGCTACGCGCAGCCACGCTACTACCAGCCGCGCCAGTCCTATCAGCCGCGCGGCTATTATACCTATCAGGATTGA
- a CDS encoding isoprenylcysteine carboxylmethyltransferase family protein encodes MSGDASPISSVAFSGWTTTWPTSLLAIIWLIWLASWVGASFWSGQTRKHVTVIKTSRYHALIVLGGILFTPWTSRLLGETPFWRPGETGVYLLTVVTLAGIAFTWWARIHLGRFWSNAITHKEGHKVIDTGPYGMVRHPIYTGLILGMIATGIAVGTVTAVLGAILISLGMAWKAKMEEVFLAQELGPDYVAYSRRVPMIIPFLPAG; translated from the coding sequence ATGTCCGGCGATGCCAGCCCCATCTCGTCAGTTGCGTTCAGCGGCTGGACCACCACCTGGCCGACCTCCCTGCTCGCGATCATCTGGCTGATCTGGCTCGCCAGCTGGGTCGGCGCCTCGTTCTGGTCCGGGCAGACCCGCAAGCACGTCACGGTCATCAAGACGAGCCGCTACCATGCGCTGATCGTGCTCGGCGGTATCCTGTTCACGCCTTGGACCTCGCGCCTCCTAGGCGAGACGCCGTTCTGGCGCCCCGGCGAGACCGGCGTCTACCTGCTCACCGTCGTGACCCTGGCTGGAATCGCCTTCACCTGGTGGGCACGTATTCATCTCGGCCGGTTCTGGTCGAACGCGATCACCCACAAGGAAGGCCACAAGGTCATCGACACCGGCCCCTACGGCATGGTGCGGCATCCGATCTATACCGGCCTGATCCTGGGCATGATCGCGACGGGAATCGCGGTGGGGACGGTAACCGCCGTGCTCGGCGCCATCCTGATCTCGCTCGGCATGGCCTGGAAGGCGAAGATGGAAGAGGTCTTCCTGGCGCAGGAGCTGGGGCCCGACTACGTGGCCTACAGCCGGCGCGTGCCGATGATCATCCCGTTCCTGCCGGCGGGCTGA
- a CDS encoding LysM domain-containing protein, with protein sequence MTRSARIARGWLGAAQVAARQGLSGLLAAGLIATAAPATAKAGAAPATAPGKAAKTAAASPTQAAIRPAAPEHPPEPVQTLPPPRVYLFRGALGPLFSTGMDRLAEKIEKAGYWASVYEFTLCDLIALQVAKNYRQDQAPIVLIGHSMGGLCSVRIAITLQEQNIPVALVVTVDPAHATKSVPPNVQRFINLFLSDNILGGGDVKPEPGFRGHYASFDMKDHDEVTHINIDKMEDVHAQLVTMISQLSQTSASAEADPVPLRYLIPPKTSVELWDSGTAVAVRPGETLDQIAAAYRIPLWALQQSNRGLATQPLVPGQRIILPRHLLPQAANQPPQQSSEAPAPARR encoded by the coding sequence ATGACCCGTTCGGCGCGAATCGCGAGGGGCTGGCTCGGCGCCGCCCAGGTTGCCGCCAGGCAGGGACTGTCCGGGCTGCTTGCCGCAGGGCTCATCGCGACCGCCGCGCCGGCGACCGCCAAGGCCGGAGCTGCTCCGGCAACCGCCCCCGGCAAGGCCGCCAAGACCGCCGCGGCGTCACCGACCCAGGCTGCCATCCGCCCTGCCGCGCCGGAACATCCTCCCGAGCCGGTTCAGACGCTGCCGCCGCCCCGGGTCTATCTGTTCCGCGGCGCGCTCGGCCCGCTGTTCTCCACCGGCATGGACCGCCTCGCCGAGAAGATCGAGAAGGCGGGCTACTGGGCCAGCGTCTATGAATTCACGCTGTGCGACCTGATCGCGCTTCAGGTCGCCAAGAACTACCGCCAGGACCAGGCACCGATCGTGCTGATCGGCCATTCGATGGGCGGACTCTGCAGCGTCCGCATCGCGATCACGCTGCAGGAGCAGAACATTCCGGTCGCGCTCGTCGTCACCGTCGACCCCGCGCATGCGACCAAGAGCGTGCCGCCGAACGTGCAGCGCTTCATCAACCTGTTCCTGTCCGACAACATTCTCGGCGGCGGCGACGTCAAGCCGGAGCCCGGCTTTCGCGGCCATTACGCCAGCTTCGACATGAAGGACCATGACGAGGTCACACACATCAACATCGACAAGATGGAGGATGTGCATGCTCAGTTGGTCACCATGATCAGCCAGCTCTCGCAGACCTCGGCCAGCGCGGAGGCGGATCCGGTGCCGCTGCGCTATCTGATCCCGCCGAAGACGTCGGTCGAGCTGTGGGACAGCGGCACCGCCGTTGCGGTGCGCCCCGGCGAAACCCTCGACCAGATCGCCGCCGCGTACCGTATTCCGCTCTGGGCCCTGCAGCAGTCCAACCGTGGCCTCGCCACCCAGCCGCTCGTGCCCGGCCAGCGCATCATCCTGCCGCGCCATCTGCTGCCGCAGGCGGCCAACCAGCCGCCGCAACAGTCATCGGAAGCGCCGGCGCCGGCCCGGCGCTGA
- a CDS encoding ABC transporter ATP-binding protein: MAPVISVSGLSKTYPSGFTSLNNINLSIERGEIFALLGPNGAGKTTLISIICGIVNASTGKVAVGGHDINDGYRAARSLIGLVPQELHTDSFESVWATVSFSRGLFGKPRNPALIEKILKDLSLWDKKDAKIITLSGGMKRRVMIAKALSHEPQVLFLDEPTAGVDVELRKGMWDVVRELKAAGVTIILTTHYIEEAEEMADRVGVINKGEIVLVEDKAKLMQKLGRKRLSLQLQHRIDSIPDALAPYHLTLSADGWRLAYDYDTKGERTGITSLLGDLRSAGIRFVDLETKQSSLEDIFVSLVSQ, translated from the coding sequence ATGGCTCCCGTCATTTCTGTTTCCGGCCTGTCGAAGACCTATCCGTCGGGCTTCACCTCGCTCAACAACATCAATCTGTCGATCGAGCGCGGCGAGATCTTCGCGCTGCTCGGCCCGAACGGCGCCGGCAAGACGACGCTGATCAGCATCATCTGCGGCATCGTCAATGCGTCGACGGGTAAGGTGGCGGTCGGCGGGCACGACATCAACGATGGTTACCGCGCGGCGCGGTCGCTGATCGGGCTGGTGCCGCAGGAGCTGCATACCGATTCGTTCGAGAGCGTGTGGGCGACCGTGAGCTTCAGCCGCGGCCTGTTCGGCAAGCCTCGTAATCCCGCGCTGATCGAGAAGATCCTCAAGGATCTCTCGCTGTGGGACAAGAAGGACGCCAAGATCATCACGCTGTCCGGCGGCATGAAGCGCCGCGTGATGATCGCCAAGGCGCTGTCGCACGAGCCGCAGGTGCTGTTCCTGGACGAGCCGACCGCGGGCGTCGACGTCGAGCTGCGAAAGGGCATGTGGGACGTCGTGCGCGAGCTCAAGGCCGCCGGCGTCACCATCATCCTGACCACGCACTACATCGAGGAAGCCGAGGAGATGGCCGACCGTGTCGGCGTCATCAACAAGGGCGAGATCGTGCTGGTCGAAGACAAGGCCAAGCTGATGCAGAAGCTCGGCCGCAAGCGGCTGTCCCTGCAACTGCAGCACAGGATCGACAGCATTCCCGACGCGCTCGCGCCGTATCATCTCACGCTGTCCGCCGACGGCTGGCGGCTCGCCTATGACTACGACACCAAGGGCGAGCGCACCGGCATCACCAGCCTGCTCGGCGATCTCCGCTCCGCCGGCATCCGCTTCGTCGATCTCGAGACCAAGCAATCCTCCCTCGAAGACATCTTCGTCAGCCTGGTGAGCCAATGA